GTCATCAGCTTCCAGTAGCCGGCCTGCGCCGCGATCAACAGCGCGCGCGAAATCTCGGTATTGTTCGGCAGCAGCCCGAGCGCCTGGCCGCCGAAGGAGTGCCCGACATAGGCGAACGGCATGCCGTGATAGCGCTGGCGCATCCACGCCACAGCGGCGGTGATATCCTGCGCCGCCCAGTCCGACATCGAGGCCTTGAAGCCGACCAGCGACTTCGGCTGGTTGCCGGTCGGCGATTTCTGCCTGGAGTCCCCCGTGCCGCGATAGTCGTAGGTCAGAACCGCGCAGCCGCGCTTGGCGAGGTAGCCGGCAAAGCCGCGGTAGAGTTTGCGGGGTACGGCGGTTGCCGAATTGATCAGGACGGCGTTGCGCTTGGTGCCGCGCGGCAAAAACAGCGTCGCCGCCAGCGGATAGCCATCGGCCGCCGGCAGCGTGATATCATCGACAAAGACGTCGTCCAGACCCGGCTCGGCCACCGTGTCTCCTCCTTGGGGCATCTCGCGAGCGCCACAGCAAATGCGAATTCGGCTTTTCTCGCAAGGGCTTGACGAAACAGCCGGAAATCTGGCTGGCGGTTGGGTTGCGGCCTGTGTATAACGCGGCCCTTCGCGACTTTCCGGTAAGTAGCGGTTTTTGCTCAGGAGTTAACCCCCATGTCCGAGCGGTGGACACCCGACAGCTGGCGCACCAAGCCGGTGCTGCAAATGCCCAGTTATCCCGATGCCAAGGCATTGGCGGATGTCGAGGCCCAGTTGGCCACGTTTCCGCCGCTGGTGTTCGCCGGCGAGGCCCGCAATTTGAAGAAGGCGTTAGGCCGCGTCGCGGCCGGCGAGGCCTTCCTGCTGCAGGGCGGCGATTGCGCCGAGAGTTTTGCCGAGCACGGCGCCAACAACATCCGCGATTTTTTCCGCGTGCTGCTCCAGATGGCCGTGGTCCTGACCTATGCCGGCGCGCTGCCGGTGGTGAAGGTCGGCCGCATCGCCGGGCAATTTGCCAAACCGCGCTCGTCGAACACCGAAAAGATCGATGGTGTCGAACTGCCGAGCTATCGCGGCGACATCATCAACGACATCGCCTTCACCAAGGAAGCGCGGGTCCCGGATCCGCAGCGGCAGTTGAATGCCTACCGGCAGTCGGCGGCGACCTTGAACCTGCTGCGCGCGTTCGCCACCGGCGGCTTCGCCAATCTCGGCAGCGTGCATCAGTGGATGCTGGGCTTCCTCAAGGATTCGCCGCAGTCCCGTCGCTACAAGGAACTGGCCGACCGCATTTCGGATGCGCTGAACTTCATGCGCGCCTGCGGCCTCGACCTCGAAAGCCATCCCGAACTGCGCGCCACCGATTTCTACACCAGCCATGAAGCGCTGCTGCTCGGCTACGAGCAGGCCTTCACCCGGGTCGATTCCACCACCGGCGACTGGTACGCGACCTCGGGCCACATGATCTGGATCGGCGACCGCACCCGCCAGCTGGACCACGGCCATGTCGAATATTTCCGCGGCATCAAGAACCCGATCGGCCTGAAATGCGGCCCGTCGCTGAAGCCGGACGAGTTGCTGAAGCTGATCGACATCCTCAACCCCGACAACGAACCGGGACGGCTGACGCTGATCAACCGCTTCGGCGCCGACAAGGTCGGCGATCACTTAGGCCCGCTGATCCGTGCCGTGAAGCGGGAAGGGCGCGTGGTCGTGTGGTCGTGCGATCCGATGCACGGCAACACCATCACCTCCACCTCGGGCTACAAGACCCGCCCGTTCGACCGGGTGCTGTCGGAAGTGAAGTCGTTCTTCGCCATCCACGCCGCCGAAGGCACCCACGCCGGCGGCGTGCATCTGGAGATGACCGGTCAGGACGTCACCGAATGCATCGGCGGCGCGCGCGCCATCACCGACGAGGACCTCAACGACCGCTACCACACGGTCTGCGATCCCCGCCTCAACGCCGAACAATCGATCGATATGGCCTTCCTGATCGCCGAACTGCTCAAGCAGGAACGTGCGGGTAAGGAAAAGCCGATGCCGGCCGCAGCAGGGCTCTGATTTGCTGCGACTCTGGCGGGCCACGGTCAACACGCGTAACGGGCTCGCCTTTGCGATCCGGTCGGAGCAGGCTGTCCGCGAGGAGCTGTTTGCGCTGGCGCTGTCGTTGCCGCTGGCGTGGCTGGTCGGCGCCACGGCGATGCGCCGGTTCGAACTGGTCGCGGCGGTGGCGTTCGTCCTCGTCGTCGAGCTGCTCAATACCGCGATCGAAAAGCTCGCCGACCGCCTGACCACCGACCACGATCCGCAGATCGGCTGGGTCAAGGACATGGGATCGGCGGCCGTGGGCGTGGCGCTCCTGATGGCCGGCGGGTTCTGGCTGTTCGCCCTCGCCGAACGCATGGGCGCGATCTAAATCAATCGATTGAAGTCTGCTGCGCTGCAAGGCACCATCGACCCATGACCGAACCGACATTCACGATCACGCTGGCACAGTTGAACCCGACGGTCGGCGACGTCGCCGGCAACGCCGCCAAGGCGCGCGCCGCGCGCGACCAGGCCAAGGCCGACGGCGCCGACCTGCTGGTGCTGCCGGAATTGTTCATCACCGGCTACCCGCCGGAAGACCTGGTGCTGAAGCCCGCCTTCCAGGCCGCCTGCCGCGCCGCTATCGAGGAACTGGCGCGCGAGACCGCCGGCGGCGGCCCCGCCGTACTGATCGGCACGCCCTGGGTCGAGGACGGCAAGCTCTATAATGCCTGCGCGCTGCTCGACCAGGGCCGTATCGCCGCCCTTCGCTTCAAGGCCAACCTGCCGAACTACGGCGTGTTCGACGAGAAGCGCCTGTTCGCCCGCGGCCCGGCCGCGGGTCCGGTCACCGTCCGCGGCATCCGGGTCGGCGTTCCCATCTGCGAGGACATCTGGCTCGAAGAGTCAGAGGAATACGAGAACGTCGTCGAATGCCTCGCCGAAACCGGCGCGGAAATCCTGGTGGTGCCGAACGGCTCGCCCTATGCGCGCGAC
The Bradyrhizobium sp. KBS0727 genome window above contains:
- a CDS encoding alpha/beta fold hydrolase, which gives rise to MAEPGLDDVFVDDITLPAADGYPLAATLFLPRGTKRNAVLINSATAVPRKLYRGFAGYLAKRGCAVLTYDYRGTGDSRQKSPTGNQPKSLVGFKASMSDWAAQDITAAVAWMRQRYHGMPFAYVGHSFGGQALGLLPNNTEISRALLIAAQAGYWKLMTAPERYRVYALLNFIGLPLTRALGYMPGKAGLGMDLPKDAFLQWVSWVMSPRYLFDSKLEALQNFPNYHGALRALCLSDDPWATRPAVELLCSGFTSIKPEIITVTPADTGVTSIGHMGFFRSEHRDTLWRGAAEWIQAGE
- a CDS encoding class II 3-deoxy-7-phosphoheptulonate synthase, with product MSERWTPDSWRTKPVLQMPSYPDAKALADVEAQLATFPPLVFAGEARNLKKALGRVAAGEAFLLQGGDCAESFAEHGANNIRDFFRVLLQMAVVLTYAGALPVVKVGRIAGQFAKPRSSNTEKIDGVELPSYRGDIINDIAFTKEARVPDPQRQLNAYRQSAATLNLLRAFATGGFANLGSVHQWMLGFLKDSPQSRRYKELADRISDALNFMRACGLDLESHPELRATDFYTSHEALLLGYEQAFTRVDSTTGDWYATSGHMIWIGDRTRQLDHGHVEYFRGIKNPIGLKCGPSLKPDELLKLIDILNPDNEPGRLTLINRFGADKVGDHLGPLIRAVKREGRVVVWSCDPMHGNTITSTSGYKTRPFDRVLSEVKSFFAIHAAEGTHAGGVHLEMTGQDVTECIGGARAITDEDLNDRYHTVCDPRLNAEQSIDMAFLIAELLKQERAGKEKPMPAAAGL
- a CDS encoding diacylglycerol kinase yields the protein MLRLWRATVNTRNGLAFAIRSEQAVREELFALALSLPLAWLVGATAMRRFELVAAVAFVLVVELLNTAIEKLADRLTTDHDPQIGWVKDMGSAAVGVALLMAGGFWLFALAERMGAI